CCTGGCTGTTTCAAGCGCGCGCGTCAGCGGGCTAGAAAGGATATGCGTCGGAATGAGGCCCAGAGTCAGGAGGCCTTTGATCGATTGCCGGGCGCGGACCAGCCCTTTCTCCGTGAGCGGCCGGTCATGGTCATTTCCGCGCCAGTCCTCACGATCGTACGCAATGCCATGTCGAAATAAGAGGCAATCCATCAGCATCCTCCATCGAGACAGACTCGAGCAGTTCGGTAGCGCGATTATTCACGCGATAGGTGATGTCCGGTCGCCTCATCGCACAGACATGGACTGACCGCTATGGCAGGCGCGCGACGATCTATTCATACAGGAGCGCAGTCCCCTACTCAAGGGTTGGTCGACATGGCCGCGTCCAGTCAGGCCACGGTCCTCAGGTTGTTGCGGCAGGTGATTGCCGGCGACGAGCATGCAGGCACGATCCACGCCATTCGTACGCATTGCCGAAGACTTCAAGCATTACTGGAATTGTATGGGGAGGCGAGACGCGCCGGCGCAATGGCGGATTGTGTCCGAAGTTTAAGCAAGCTCCGAGCGCTCCAGGTGTTCCGTCACTATCTGGTCACCCGCGATGCTCCGCAGCAGGATCTGGCCTTGGTGGATGACCGGCTCATCAAAAGGATCAGGAAGCTGAACCGCACAAAGATCTATCACCGGATCGAGCAAGTTGTCTGGAAGCAGGGGCTTCCCAGGATCACCTCCCCTGCGTATTCCTTGACCGATCGGCTCGACGGGTTGCGTCATGAGCACGAATGCCTGCTCAAACGGCTCATCGCAGCCGCATCGGACAACCCCCGGCGAAAGCGCCTTCATGCCTTGCGCCTGGCCCTGAAGACGATCCGGTATCAGACGGAATGGTTGCCGGGGCGAACGGCAGCAAAACAGGACTTGCTCTCCCAACTCAAACGGGTTCAGGCCCTAATGGGAAAGTATGAGGAACTGGCTGATTTTCATCGCTGGGGCAAGAAGCTGAGTCCGCCGGTGCAGGCACGCATTAGAAAGGACTGGAGGCGAGCGAGGAAACGGGCCCGGCTTGTTCCCGGGGAGATGTCGTGGTTATTGGATGCATTGGCAGCCGGGCATGTGTGGACTGCGGCGGGTCATCCCGATGCGTTATTGAACCGGAGGTCCGCCGGAACTCTCTGAGGTTGATGTCGCCAGACGAAAACCGCCCGGCACGGTTTTAATGCAAGCCGCAGGCGGGGCTTCGTCCGTCAACTTCCGATTCAGCTGTTCTATGCACCGGTCGAGCTCCCTGTCGTGCATGAGGCTCTCGTCTTCCCACAGCAAGGATTTGAGTTCCTCGCGAGGAACGACGCTCCCGGCCGTACTCGCCAACCGGCGCAGCGCTTTCCACTCCTGCGCGGAGAGCGTCAGGTGTTTTCCCCGGTACACCGCGACATACAGGTTTTCAGTGAGGGCGAGATCCTCGGCGAGTTCCTCGTCTTGCGCCTGGCTCTGCCGGCAACGGCGGAGCAGCGCCCGCACGCGAGCCAGGAGTTCCGCGCCTGAATAGGGCTTGACGATAACATCGTCAGCTCCCGCATCTAAGGCTTCCGCTCGGCGCTCCTCGGAGGAAAATCCCGACATGACGATAATCGGGATGTGTTTGGTGGAGGGGTCCTGCCGCAAGCGCTTGCACATCTCCCTGCCGGTCAGTCCGGGAAGATTGTCATCGGCCATGATCAAGGATGGTTTGATGCGCCAGACATCCTGCATGCCGGCCGGCCCGTCGAACGCGACATTGGTGCGGAACGACGCTTGCCGCAGAATCTGATCCAACAACTTGGCCTGGCTCTGGTCGTCCTCGACAATTTCAATGATTTCTAAGGCCATGAAGACACTCCCCTGCACTCCTCATCGGTCGGCGCAGGGGTAAACTTGAGGGCGATGTGATCGAGCCGACGCGAGCTGCGTCCAAATCGATTTGGAGGGCTCGCGCTTGGTTTGGTCAAAATACCACGGGTGGTAGGTGGTTACTTGGATGCGCCGAGAATACGCTGCAGTTGCGTCACCCAGGAGGATCCGTCGCTGCTCGGTGCCTCCTCGCGAGTAGGTCGGGCCTGTCCGCCGCT
The window above is part of the Nitrospira sp. CR1.1 genome. Proteins encoded here:
- a CDS encoding response regulator gives rise to the protein MALEIIEIVEDDQSQAKLLDQILRQASFRTNVAFDGPAGMQDVWRIKPSLIMADDNLPGLTGREMCKRLRQDPSTKHIPIIVMSGFSSEERRAEALDAGADDVIVKPYSGAELLARVRALLRRCRQSQAQDEELAEDLALTENLYVAVYRGKHLTLSAQEWKALRRLASTAGSVVPREELKSLLWEDESLMHDRELDRCIEQLNRKLTDEAPPAACIKTVPGGFRLATSTSESSGGPPVQ
- a CDS encoding CHAD domain-containing protein → MAGARRSIHTGAQSPTQGLVDMAASSQATVLRLLRQVIAGDEHAGTIHAIRTHCRRLQALLELYGEARRAGAMADCVRSLSKLRALQVFRHYLVTRDAPQQDLALVDDRLIKRIRKLNRTKIYHRIEQVVWKQGLPRITSPAYSLTDRLDGLRHEHECLLKRLIAAASDNPRRKRLHALRLALKTIRYQTEWLPGRTAAKQDLLSQLKRVQALMGKYEELADFHRWGKKLSPPVQARIRKDWRRARKRARLVPGEMSWLLDALAAGHVWTAAGHPDALLNRRSAGTL